A genomic segment from Actinoplanes sichuanensis encodes:
- a CDS encoding DUF397 domain-containing protein translates to MQTSAASAAPRPAGVWFKSGRSAPDANCVEVRYLAGGGVEVRNSKRPEGGSLIFTDEEFDAWVGGAKDGDFDR, encoded by the coding sequence ATGCAAACCTCTGCTGCGTCAGCGGCTCCCCGCCCGGCAGGAGTGTGGTTCAAGTCCGGCCGTTCGGCCCCGGATGCTAACTGCGTCGAGGTCCGATACCTTGCCGGCGGTGGCGTGGAGGTGCGCAACTCCAAGCGTCCGGAGGGCGGGTCCCTGATTTTCACCGACGAGGAGTTCGATGCCTGGGTCGGCGGCGCCAAGGACGGCGACTTCGACCGCTGA